One genomic region from Hoeflea algicola encodes:
- the rpsU gene encoding 30S ribosomal protein S21 has product MNVQVLVRDNNVDQALRALKKKMQREGIFREMKMRDFYEKPSQKRAREKAEAVRRVRKLARKRAQREGLIGGGRPASR; this is encoded by the coding sequence ATCAACGTGCAGGTACTTGTCCGCGACAATAATGTAGATCAGGCGCTCCGCGCTCTTAAAAAGAAAATGCAACGCGAAGGCATTTTCCGTGAAATGAAGATGCGTGATTTCTATGAGAAGCCGTCGCAGAAGCGTGCACGGGAGAAGGCCGAAGCTGTTCGTCGCGTCCGCAAGCTGGCGCGCAAGCGCGCACAGCGCGAAGGTCTTATCGGCGGTGGCCGTCCGGCATCGCGTTGA
- a CDS encoding Re/Si-specific NAD(P)(+) transhydrogenase subunit alpha, with protein sequence MGAIVFVAKESTSLETRVAASPDTVKKMTALGLEVIVQKGAGEKSRITDADFVAAGAKSGTAADAKKADVVLRVRRPSEAEIKSLKSGAIVLAQMDPYGNEKALAALAKAGVTSFAMELMPRITRAQSMDVLSSQANLAGYQSVIEAAYVFDRAMPMMMTAAGTVPAAKVFVMGAGVAGLQAIATARRLGAAVSATDVRPAAKEQVASLGAKFVAVEDDEFKAAETSGGYAKEMSKEYQAKQAALVADHISKQDIVITTALIPGRPAPKLISRDMLKSMRLGSVAVDLAVERGGNIEGAKPGETVVVDGVTVIGNLNMPGQIAASASLLYAKNLLTFLDTMIDKETKAVSVNLEDELVKATALTHGGAVIHPAFGGETSKGAA encoded by the coding sequence ATGGGCGCCATAGTATTTGTAGCCAAAGAGTCGACCTCGCTAGAAACGCGTGTCGCTGCTTCGCCGGATACGGTGAAAAAGATGACCGCGCTCGGGCTTGAGGTTATCGTACAAAAAGGCGCGGGCGAGAAATCCCGTATAACCGACGCAGATTTCGTCGCTGCCGGAGCCAAGAGTGGCACTGCAGCCGACGCCAAGAAGGCTGATGTCGTGCTTCGGGTTCGCCGTCCGTCAGAGGCGGAAATCAAGTCGCTCAAGAGCGGCGCGATCGTGTTGGCGCAGATGGATCCCTACGGCAATGAAAAGGCTCTGGCCGCCTTGGCCAAGGCAGGCGTGACCAGCTTCGCGATGGAATTGATGCCACGCATCACCCGAGCCCAATCAATGGATGTGTTGTCGTCGCAGGCGAACCTTGCCGGCTATCAGTCGGTGATCGAAGCTGCCTATGTATTCGACCGGGCGATGCCGATGATGATGACGGCAGCGGGCACCGTGCCTGCCGCCAAGGTATTCGTGATGGGGGCCGGTGTTGCCGGCTTGCAGGCGATTGCAACCGCGCGCCGTTTGGGCGCTGCGGTTTCGGCAACCGACGTGCGCCCGGCTGCCAAGGAGCAGGTAGCCTCGCTCGGTGCCAAGTTCGTCGCTGTCGAGGATGACGAGTTCAAGGCGGCTGAAACCTCTGGCGGTTATGCCAAGGAAATGTCGAAGGAATATCAGGCCAAGCAGGCGGCGCTGGTGGCCGATCATATTTCCAAGCAGGATATCGTGATCACCACGGCTTTGATCCCGGGCCGACCGGCGCCCAAGTTGATCTCGCGTGACATGCTCAAAAGCATGCGCCTGGGTTCGGTGGCCGTCGATCTGGCGGTTGAACGTGGTGGCAACATCGAAGGCGCCAAGCCCGGTGAAACCGTCGTCGTTGATGGTGTGACGGTGATCGGCAACCTCAATATGCCGGGGCAGATCGCGGCCAGCGCTTCGCTGCTTTACGCCAAGAACCTGCTGACGTTCCTCGACACGATGATTGACAAGGAAACGAAAGCCGTTTCTGTCAATCTGGAGGACGAACTTGTCAAGGCAACAGCGCTCACCCATGGCGGCGCGGTCATTCATCCCGCATTTGGCGGCGAAACCAGCAAGGGAGCAGCATGA
- a CDS encoding NAD(P) transhydrogenase subunit alpha: protein MAGSALDSALEALEQAVSAVRAAAESAGPAGDGVAAAVHAASGGAIDPFVFQVAIFVLAIFVGYYVVWSVTPALHTPLMAVTNAISSVIVVGALLAVGASLSGWATGFGFVALVLASVNIFGGFLVTQRMLAMYKKKEK from the coding sequence ATGGCGGGTTCCGCACTTGATAGCGCGCTTGAAGCGCTCGAACAGGCGGTCTCTGCCGTTCGCGCAGCAGCCGAAAGCGCCGGTCCTGCCGGTGACGGCGTTGCCGCCGCGGTGCACGCGGCCAGCGGCGGGGCAATAGACCCGTTCGTTTTCCAGGTGGCGATTTTCGTATTGGCGATTTTCGTCGGCTATTATGTGGTCTGGTCGGTGACCCCGGCCTTGCACACGCCGTTGATGGCGGTGACCAACGCGATTTCTTCGGTGATCGTGGTTGGCGCGTTGCTGGCGGTTGGCGCCTCGTTGTCGGGATGGGCCACCGGGTTTGGGTTCGTTGCCCTGGTACTGGCTTCGGTCAATATTTTCGGCGGCTTCCTCGTCACCCAGCGAATGCTGGCCATGTACAAGAAAAAAGAGAAGTGA
- a CDS encoding tetratricopeptide repeat protein, giving the protein MLAILSAMAISLSACATSSPIDAIQIDRAQGTNENISSLTEVIRRNPRNPEGYNVRGAAYGRSGQFSNALDDFDRAIQLNPSFYQAYANRALIHRSMGNPVKAANDYTRALQINPRYDVAYIGRGNLYRQAGRVDEAMGDFNRAINLETTDPRAYHNRGLIKQLRGQHAQAIEDFSASISLAPNSPEPYNGRGISYVALNDDVNAFADFNRAVELDQQVAESWANQALIYERRGDKKRASKSYARAAQLDPKYKPAIDGLARVR; this is encoded by the coding sequence ATGCTGGCAATATTGTCGGCAATGGCGATCTCGTTATCCGCCTGCGCTACTTCGTCCCCGATCGATGCAATCCAGATCGACCGGGCTCAAGGCACCAACGAAAACATCTCGTCTCTCACCGAAGTGATCCGCCGCAACCCGCGCAATCCCGAAGGATACAATGTCCGCGGTGCAGCCTACGGTCGCTCCGGACAATTCAGTAATGCGCTTGATGACTTTGACCGCGCCATTCAGCTCAACCCGTCATTTTACCAGGCTTATGCCAACCGCGCCCTGATTCACCGATCAATGGGCAATCCGGTCAAGGCCGCCAACGACTACACCCGCGCGCTGCAAATCAATCCTCGCTACGACGTGGCCTATATCGGCCGCGGCAATCTCTACCGACAGGCAGGCCGGGTTGACGAGGCCATGGGCGATTTCAACCGGGCCATCAACCTTGAGACCACCGACCCGCGTGCCTACCACAATCGTGGTCTGATCAAGCAGTTGCGTGGCCAGCACGCGCAGGCGATCGAGGATTTTTCGGCATCCATCTCGCTGGCGCCCAATTCGCCCGAGCCCTACAATGGCCGGGGTATTTCCTATGTCGCGCTCAATGATGACGTCAACGCGTTTGCAGATTTCAACCGGGCTGTCGAACTTGATCAGCAGGTCGCCGAATCCTGGGCCAATCAGGCCTTGATCTATGAACGTCGCGGCGACAAAAAGCGGGCCTCCAAATCCTATGCCCGCGCCGCCCAGCTTGATCCCAAATACAAGCCGGCAATCGATGGTCTGGCGCGGGTGCGCTAA
- a CDS encoding putative bifunctional diguanylate cyclase/phosphodiesterase, whose translation MQPARTAAFANDVRLSFVASLYQKRGTLFAGMIAHVVTTMAIYIRIDEPFYLYAALALFVIWLGRTIDMMLFDRLDKSKFQLADTLRWEKRYVAGSLVAAFALGLMSGHALVMAQDPFAELAAISVTVATMISVVGRNFGSKLNVDMIILAACLPMMAGFFMAHDPFMMVLGVLLLPLFLTTRSMANGVRDFLFNSVIAERKTGEIAEKFDTALNNMSHGLFMLDGDGRIEVANRKAHEYFHIDADINLTGRALKAALRLGARNGFIAKENFADINEHFDKLISGREQRALVRFDARSWLEFSARHRGQKGVVLTFEDVSARIQSDKRILHMARFDNLTGLPNRSWFKEVVETKMAKAKSGQSLALAVLDIDDFKHVNDTMGHVSGDKLLSAIATRLGSLSRQKFVISRFGGDEFVLFIPHVEDERDLQITMNHVIDTLRGTYIIDGHKLFISLSGGVAMAPVAGAAIEGLHIQADLALYEAKRRDKNRWVLFEESMNQQYSARQRLKVDLREAIRTQSMTLAYQPMFNPQGTRIAGAEALSRWLHPELGPISPADYIPLAEEMGIISDLTRCVVDQAARDCASWPSNLFVSINLSAHDLGDREIIAVIADALDRNNLAAERLQLEVTESGLMGELETARSILSELRAMGMSIAIDDFGTGYSSLSYLDKLPLNKVKIDRSFISELTDDPSKLKLLRGVVHLSRELGLEIVVEGVETQEQLKVIRDNNCADLIQGYIFGMPMPMGAFVELATTLSRGEKSSVARPAAMKSH comes from the coding sequence ATGCAACCCGCAAGAACCGCAGCATTCGCGAACGATGTTCGCCTCTCTTTCGTCGCTTCGCTTTACCAAAAGCGCGGGACGCTGTTTGCTGGAATGATCGCCCATGTGGTTACGACGATGGCGATTTATATTCGCATCGACGAGCCGTTTTACCTTTACGCCGCGCTGGCCCTGTTCGTGATATGGCTGGGTCGAACCATCGACATGATGCTGTTCGATCGGCTGGACAAGAGCAAATTCCAGCTAGCCGATACATTGCGCTGGGAAAAGCGCTATGTGGCGGGGTCCCTGGTTGCGGCATTCGCGCTTGGCTTGATGAGTGGCCATGCGCTGGTCATGGCCCAGGATCCATTTGCCGAGCTTGCAGCAATTTCTGTGACGGTCGCGACCATGATTTCGGTGGTGGGGCGCAATTTCGGATCGAAGCTGAATGTCGACATGATCATCCTGGCAGCCTGTCTGCCGATGATGGCCGGCTTCTTCATGGCGCATGATCCGTTCATGATGGTGCTCGGCGTGTTGCTGCTTCCGCTGTTCCTGACGACACGCTCTATGGCCAACGGTGTTCGCGACTTTCTGTTCAACTCGGTGATCGCCGAGCGCAAAACCGGAGAGATCGCCGAAAAGTTCGACACCGCGCTCAACAACATGTCGCATGGCCTGTTCATGCTCGACGGCGACGGGCGCATCGAGGTGGCCAATCGCAAGGCACACGAGTATTTCCATATAGATGCCGATATCAACCTGACCGGTCGCGCACTCAAGGCCGCCCTCAGGCTGGGCGCGCGCAACGGCTTCATCGCCAAGGAAAATTTTGCCGACATCAACGAGCATTTTGACAAGCTGATCAGCGGCCGCGAGCAGCGTGCCCTGGTTCGGTTCGATGCACGGTCGTGGCTTGAATTCAGTGCGCGGCACCGCGGTCAGAAGGGTGTCGTTCTAACCTTCGAAGATGTCTCGGCGCGCATCCAGTCGGACAAGCGGATCCTGCACATGGCCCGCTTCGACAACCTCACAGGTTTGCCCAACCGTTCCTGGTTCAAGGAAGTGGTGGAGACCAAGATGGCCAAGGCCAAGTCAGGGCAGTCGTTGGCGCTGGCGGTTCTCGATATCGATGATTTCAAACACGTCAACGATACGATGGGTCATGTCAGCGGCGACAAGCTGCTGAGTGCCATTGCTACAAGGCTTGGTTCCCTGTCGCGCCAGAAATTTGTGATCTCCCGATTTGGCGGCGACGAGTTCGTGCTTTTCATCCCGCATGTAGAGGATGAACGCGACCTCCAGATCACCATGAATCATGTCATCGATACCTTGCGTGGCACCTACATCATTGACGGCCACAAGCTGTTCATCAGCCTGTCGGGCGGTGTCGCAATGGCGCCGGTTGCCGGGGCGGCAATCGAGGGACTTCACATCCAGGCCGACCTGGCCCTGTATGAGGCAAAACGGCGCGACAAGAACCGTTGGGTGTTGTTCGAAGAATCGATGAACCAGCAATATTCTGCCCGGCAGAGGCTCAAGGTCGACCTGCGGGAAGCAATTCGTACCCAGTCGATGACACTTGCCTATCAGCCGATGTTCAATCCGCAAGGCACGCGGATTGCGGGTGCTGAAGCCCTGTCACGCTGGTTGCATCCGGAGTTGGGGCCGATTTCACCGGCAGACTACATACCGCTGGCGGAAGAGATGGGGATCATCAGCGACCTGACCCGATGTGTTGTCGATCAGGCCGCGCGCGACTGCGCCAGCTGGCCGTCGAACCTGTTCGTGTCGATCAATCTATCGGCCCATGATCTTGGTGATCGGGAGATCATCGCCGTGATCGCCGATGCGCTTGACCGAAACAATCTCGCGGCAGAACGGCTGCAACTGGAAGTGACCGAAAGCGGGTTGATGGGCGAGCTGGAAACGGCCCGCAGCATCTTGTCTGAGCTTCGTGCCATGGGCATGTCGATCGCTATCGACGATTTTGGTACCGGGTACTCGAGTTTGAGTTATCTCGACAAGCTGCCGCTCAACAAGGTCAAGATTGACCGGTCCTTTATCAGCGAGCTGACCGACGACCCCAGCAAGCTGAAACTGCTGCGTGGTGTGGTTCATCTTTCGCGCGAACTCGGGCTCGAGATTGTCGTCGAAGGCGTGGAAACCCAGGAGCAACTGAAGGTGATCCGCGACAATAACTGCGCCGATCTGATTCAGGGCTACATCTTCGGAATGCCGATGCCGATGGGCGCATTCGTCGAACTCGCGACGACGCTGTCGCGCGGGGAAAAATCATCCGTTGCCCGTCCGGCCGCGATGAAGTCCCACTAG
- a CDS encoding aa3-type cytochrome c oxidase subunit IV, translated as MAEQMSGPIETGAAMDYSEHEKTYSMFVTGAKYSVIIMVAVLIAMAAFFFTSAGGIVSFLLFLVLSIGAGILAR; from the coding sequence ATGGCTGAACAGATGAGCGGTCCTATCGAGACCGGTGCTGCGATGGACTATTCCGAGCACGAAAAAACATATTCGATGTTTGTCACGGGCGCAAAATACAGCGTCATCATCATGGTTGCGGTGCTGATCGCGATGGCGGCGTTTTTCTTCACCTCCGCCGGCGGTATTGTCAGCTTTCTGCTGTTCCTCGTTCTCAGCATTGGCGCCGGCATTCTCGCGCGTTGA
- a CDS encoding DUF992 domain-containing protein, whose translation MNNKTSITAASIIAATVALGATAIPAKADSVELGLLECVVEGGTGFVFGSSKDLSCEYTPANENEAKEAYFGVINKFGVDIGVTGTTLIEWVVLAPTTDYQYQPGSLAGDYNGVSAEATVAAGAGVNVLVGGSDSTVSLQPVSVQAQEGVNVAVGISELQLRSAAN comes from the coding sequence ATGAACAACAAGACATCAATCACCGCAGCCTCCATCATCGCAGCAACTGTTGCGCTTGGCGCAACGGCGATCCCGGCAAAGGCCGACAGCGTCGAACTGGGTCTGCTGGAATGCGTCGTCGAAGGCGGCACCGGCTTTGTCTTCGGTTCATCGAAGGATCTGTCGTGCGAATACACACCGGCAAATGAAAATGAAGCCAAGGAAGCTTATTTCGGCGTCATCAACAAATTCGGCGTCGACATCGGCGTCACCGGCACAACCCTGATAGAGTGGGTGGTTCTGGCCCCGACGACCGATTACCAGTATCAGCCTGGCTCTCTGGCAGGCGATTATAACGGCGTATCCGCCGAAGCCACGGTTGCGGCCGGCGCTGGCGTGAATGTTCTGGTCGGCGGCTCCGATTCCACAGTCTCGCTGCAACCGGTCAGTGTTCAGGCACAGGAAGGCGTCAACGTCGCTGTCGGCATTTCCGAACTGCAGCTGCGTTCGGCTGCAAACTAA
- a CDS encoding N-acyl amino acid synthase FeeM domain-containing protein yields the protein MTTAAHGKISGFNANVMRFLENVEYRRIDNADDLEDIARIRQKAFSMVGLAPQDGTMLIDDLDFKPNAHVLGIFFDEQLVSTIRVHHVTAAHPDSVAVSHFPDVMNPLLEAGQTFIDPVRFAADPEIVREYPALPYLTLRVATMATDYFKTDFCLSVIKPNHRAFYKRIFNSRPLVEPRYFEKYDSNIELHASNANVELQRIYDRFPFFNSQPFERKLMFAPRQDLMMPSLTVRPTARYALQSAAQHAV from the coding sequence ATGACGACAGCAGCGCACGGCAAGATTTCCGGTTTCAATGCGAATGTGATGCGGTTTCTCGAGAATGTTGAATACCGCCGCATCGACAACGCCGATGACCTCGAAGATATCGCTCGCATTCGTCAGAAGGCTTTCTCCATGGTGGGGCTGGCGCCGCAGGACGGCACGATGCTGATCGACGATCTCGACTTCAAACCCAACGCGCATGTTCTGGGCATTTTTTTCGACGAGCAACTGGTCTCGACCATCCGGGTTCACCACGTTACCGCTGCTCACCCGGACAGCGTCGCCGTGTCGCACTTTCCTGATGTGATGAACCCGCTGTTGGAAGCTGGGCAAACATTCATCGATCCGGTTCGGTTTGCCGCCGATCCCGAGATCGTCCGCGAATATCCGGCCTTGCCCTACCTGACACTGCGGGTGGCGACGATGGCGACCGACTATTTCAAAACCGATTTCTGCCTGTCGGTGATCAAACCCAACCATCGGGCTTTCTACAAGCGGATATTCAATTCGCGCCCGCTTGTGGAGCCGCGCTACTTCGAAAAATACGACAGCAATATCGAACTGCATGCGTCCAATGCAAATGTCGAGTTGCAGCGGATTTACGACAGGTTTCCGTTTTTCAACTCTCAACCCTTCGAGCGCAAGCTGATGTTCGCGCCGCGTCAGGACCTGATGATGCCGTCGCTGACAGTTCGTCCGACCGCACGCTATGCACTGCAAAGTGCTGCCCAGCACGCCGTCTGA
- a CDS encoding NAD(P)(+) transhydrogenase (Re/Si-specific) subunit beta, producing MSENFAAFAYLVSGVLFIMALRGLSHPTTSRQGNMYGMVGMAIAIVTTLLLAQPSFSGFVMIIAGLAIGGGAGAYIARKIAMTSMPQLVAGFHSLVGLAAVLVAAAALYSPHAFGIGEVGEIHAQALIEMSLGVAIGAITFTGSIIAFLKLDGRMSGKPIMLPMRHVINAGLLIGIVVLIGALVATESYTVFWLVVVLALMLGVLLIVPIGGADMPVVVSMLNSYSGWAAAGIGFTLGNLALIITGALVGSSGAILSYIMCKGMNRSFISVILGGFGGETAAAGSDDIDRSVKLGSADDAAFLMANASKVIIVPGYGMAVAQAQHATRELADKLKEQGVEVKYAIHPVAGRMPGHMNVLLAEANVPYDEVFELEDINSEFAQADVAYVIGANDVTNPAARDDKTSPIYGMPILDVDKARTCLFVKRSLGSGYAGIDNTLFYKDSTMMLLGDAKKMTDDIVKAIES from the coding sequence ATGTCTGAGAATTTTGCCGCATTCGCCTACCTCGTTTCAGGTGTTCTTTTCATCATGGCGCTTCGGGGCCTGTCGCATCCGACCACATCGCGCCAAGGCAACATGTACGGCATGGTTGGCATGGCGATCGCCATCGTCACCACGCTGTTGCTGGCACAGCCGTCGTTTAGCGGCTTCGTAATGATCATTGCGGGCCTCGCCATTGGTGGTGGTGCCGGCGCCTATATCGCACGCAAGATCGCCATGACCTCAATGCCGCAGCTGGTGGCAGGCTTCCACAGTCTGGTTGGCCTGGCTGCCGTTCTTGTGGCGGCCGCCGCGCTCTATTCGCCGCACGCCTTCGGTATTGGCGAAGTGGGCGAGATCCATGCACAGGCATTGATTGAAATGTCGCTGGGTGTGGCCATTGGCGCCATCACCTTTACCGGCTCGATCATTGCCTTTCTCAAGCTTGATGGGCGCATGTCGGGCAAGCCGATCATGCTGCCGATGCGTCACGTCATCAATGCTGGACTGCTGATTGGCATCGTCGTGCTGATCGGTGCGCTGGTGGCAACCGAAAGCTACACGGTGTTCTGGCTGGTCGTGGTTCTGGCGCTGATGCTTGGCGTTTTGCTGATCGTTCCGATCGGTGGCGCCGACATGCCGGTGGTGGTCTCGATGCTCAACTCCTATTCGGGCTGGGCAGCGGCTGGCATCGGCTTTACGCTTGGCAATCTGGCGCTGATCATCACCGGTGCGCTGGTGGGTTCTTCGGGCGCGATCCTGTCCTACATCATGTGCAAGGGCATGAACCGGTCCTTCATCTCGGTCATTCTGGGCGGCTTTGGCGGTGAAACCGCAGCGGCCGGCAGCGATGATATCGATCGCAGCGTCAAGCTTGGTTCCGCTGATGATGCAGCCTTCCTGATGGCCAATGCCTCCAAGGTGATCATCGTTCCGGGCTATGGCATGGCCGTGGCCCAGGCGCAGCACGCTACCCGCGAACTGGCCGACAAGCTCAAGGAGCAGGGCGTCGAGGTGAAATACGCGATTCACCCGGTGGCTGGCCGTATGCCTGGCCACATGAACGTGCTGCTGGCTGAAGCCAATGTGCCTTACGACGAGGTGTTCGAGCTTGAAGACATCAACTCGGAATTCGCACAGGCCGACGTGGCTTACGTGATTGGCGCCAACGATGTGACCAACCCGGCCGCGCGCGATGACAAGACCTCGCCGATCTACGGCATGCCGATCCTGGATGTCGACAAGGCACGCACCTGTCTGTTCGTCAAGCGGTCGCTGGGGTCGGGCTATGCCGGCATCGACAACACCTTGTTCTACAAGGATAGCACGATGATGCTGCTCGGCGATGCCAAGAAGATGACCGACGATATCGTCAAGGCAATCGAGAGCTGA